One part of the Phragmites australis chromosome 3, lpPhrAust1.1, whole genome shotgun sequence genome encodes these proteins:
- the LOC133912987 gene encoding glyoxylase I 4: MATLQLNHIARETSDVARLAAFYEAVLGFERVPSPTYSGFQVAWLRLPGTPGVALHLIERDPAAAPEAVGPGASGAPPAQLPRRHHLAFSVADYDGFVTGLKARGTEVFEKTQPDGRTRQVFFFDPDGNGLEVTSSSTQDK; the protein is encoded by the coding sequence ATGGCGACGCTGCAGCTCAACCACATCGCGCGCGAGACCTCCGACGTGGCCCGCCTCGCCGCCTTCTACGAGGCCGTGCTGGGGTTCGAGCGCGTCCCTTCGCCCACGTACTCGGGTTTCCAGGTAGCCTGGCTCCGCCTCCCGGGCACCCCCGGCGTCGCGCTCCACCTCATCGAGCGGGACCCCGCCGCGGCCCCCGAGGCGGTGGGCCCAGGCGCCTCGGGCGCGCCGCCCGCGCAGCTTCCCCGGCGCCACCACCTCGCCTTCTCCGTCGCCGACTACGACGGGTTCGTCACGGGCCTCAAGGCGCGCGGAACTGAGGTGTTCGAGAAGACGCAGCCAGACGGGCGCACGCGCCAGGTCTTCTTCTTCGATCCCGACG
- the LOC133912988 gene encoding E3 ubiquitin ligase PQT3-like: MGVVYYQYKSEKEIYSIPVPHAFISVSELKQFILTSDRHGRGRTRGHGPREGIAISNAQTGEEYGENAMVRQNTTVQIRRITGQWSEKIVLESSLKVTEGCSVPSSKSVITDSNSKSCSSAEVQDEDAAIKAVIDAAELKLEEHPSKRGQASGRFTSGRHYGGPLERETPPLGYVCRTCGIPGHFIQHCPQESTTPPPGYICYRCRIPGHFIHHCPTIGNPSFDKNKMSRSLAPVVAVSPVDGILEALVPAASLSAVDDLPAELHCRLCKKVMIDAVLTSKCCFDSFCDKCIRDYIITQSKCICGVKALADDLIPNQTLRSTISNMLATQASSTTSGTTKHRSSSGSNPDPKLPSQAPSAASEREIKESMDQVATEGDLVNQPLEKLAVNVDLSKDEGSSAELSVEKAVASAEVLKPKHESGSTSKVTTVSGALEQNATRTDQQKKKRKKADSTKIVHPNNVEYGYNAPFNPAYYNPFVSGYPWVNGPYMYGSMDMPYGGYPMGPYSVNSFSSMPPQALAMQCYPANYHRHDTQPRLLRDTEAATAPSRQAERPKATGLQSRSSERNQQLGSSHGSESRNRTRSSSEWRDHGRSDKAFNDYHEDHSSRKRMRVSSPMDGDKQSSRRSRDSSRNLTREDSSDDERNFKRRWGRRSSVALVTRH; encoded by the exons ATGGGTGTTGTGTATTACCAGTATAAGAgtgaaaaagaaatatattcCATACCTGTGCCCCATGCTTTTATCTCTGTCTCCGAACTCAAGCAATTTATCTTGACAAGTGACCGGCACGGCCGTGGGCGCACCCGCGGCCACGGCCCCAGGGAGGGTATCGCCATCTCCAACGCCCAGACTGGCGAAG AATATGGTGAAAATGCCATGGTACGGCAGAACACAACTGTGCAGATCCGCAGAATTACTGGACAATGGTCAGAGAAAATCGTCTTGGAATCCTC GCTGAAAGTCACAGAAGGATGTTCTGTACCTTCAAGCAAGTCAGTGATTACTGACTCAAACTCTAAATCATGTTCCTCCGCAGAAGTGCAAGATGAAGATGCTGCAATCAAAGCAGTGATTGATGCAGCTGAACTCAAATT GGAAGAGCACCCATCTAAAAGAGGACAAGCCAGTGGAAGGTTTACATCAGGACGTCATTATG GTGGACCATTGGAAAGGGAGACACCTCCACTAGGCTACGTCTGTCGCACTTGTGGAATTCCAGGTCATTTCATTCAACACTGCCCACAGGAAAGCACGACACCTCCACCTGGATATATCTGCTATAGATGCCGGATCCCAGGGCATTTTATTCACCATTGCCCGACAATTGGTAATCCCAGTTTTGACAAGAATAAAATGAGTCGGTCTCTTGCCCCAGTAGTAGCTGTAAGTCCTGTTGATGGCATTCTAGAAGCACTTGTCCCAGCTGCATCGCTGAGTGCTGTTGATGACTTGCCAGCAGAGCTCCACTGCCGACTGTGTAAAAAAGTGATGATAGATGCAGTATTGACAAGCAAGTGCTGTTTTGACAGTTTCTGTGATAAAT GCATTCGGGATTACATTATTACGCAATCGAAGTGCATTTGTGGAGTCAAGGCGCTTGCAGATGACCTCATTCCCAACCAAACACTTCGGAGCACAATCAGCAATATGTTGGCAACACAGGCTAGCAGCACTACAAGTGGTACAACCAAGCACAGAAGTTCTTCAGGCAGCAACCCTGATCCCAAATTACCAAGCCAAGCTCCTTCTGCTGCCTCAGAAAGGGAGATAAAGGAATCTATGGACCAGGTAGCCACAGAGGGTGATCTAGTGAACCAGCCTCTAGAGAAATTGGCAGTCAATGTTGATCTGAGCAAAGATGAAGGCAGTTCTGCAGAACTGTCAGTAGAGAAGGCTGTAGCAAGCGCTGAAGTCCTCAAACCAAAACATGAAAGTGGATCAACTTCGAAGGTCACCACTGTTTCAGGGGCACTGGAACAGAATGCCACCAGGACAGATCAACAGAAGAAGAAGCGGAAGAAGGCAGACTCAACTAAGATTGTTCACCCTAACAATGTCGAATATGGTTACAACGCTCCATTTAACCCTGCATATTACAACCCTTTCGTCAGTGGATATCCTTGGGTGAATGGACCTTACATGTATGGCTCAATGGACATGCCTTATGGTGGTTATCCAATGGGCCCATATAGTGTTAATTCCTTCAGCAGCATGCCACCGCAGGCTCTTGCAATGCAATGCTATCCAGCGAACTATCATAG GCATGATACTCAGCCTAGACTTCTGCGAGACACTGAAGCTGCTACGGCACCTTCAAGGCAGGCTGAAAGGCCCAAAGCCACTGGTCTTCAGTCCCGATCATCAGAGCGCAACCAACAACTAGGTTCATCACACGGTTCAGAGTCAAGGAACAGAACAAGATCAAGCTCTGAGTGGAGGGACCACGGGCGTTCCGATAAAGCCTTCAATGACTACCATGAGGATCACTCTAGTAGGAAGAGAATGCGTGTTTCTTCTCCAATGGATGGTGATAAACAAAGCAGCCGGAGGTCGAGAGACAGTTCCAGGAATCTGACTCGTGAGGATTCAAGCGATGATGAGCGCAACTTCAAGAGGAGATGGGGGCGCAGATCATCCGTCGCCCTGGTCACAAGGCACTGA